AAGTGCGGTGGCTGCTCACTTGAGACACCGATCCAGTCTCTGTAACGGTCGGGGCATCCCGGCTTGCCGTTCAGACACGTCCAGCACTGTTGACACGGCTTGAAATAGGAGTAGACGATGCGATCCCCTTCGGACAGCGGCTGGCCGGCACTGTCCGTGGTGACGTTGCGCCCCATGGCTTCGATCGTACCGATCATTTCATGCCCGAGTACCTGGGGGATGCCGGTCTCGATTCTGGGACCATGTCCACGCCAGATGTGCAGATCGGATCCGCAGATATTCGCCATGCGGATCCGGACGAGCATGTCGTCCGCCATAACCGTTGGTACGGGATATTCACGAATCTCCATCGGTGCCTGCGGCTGGGTATATACAGCGACTTTTCCGGTTTTCATGACCTGTCCCTCTTGGTTTGACCTTCAGGCATTTCCCTGGGTATCGTGAACGTTTCGCTCACAGCCCTTCATTCCCCATCTTCCGTCGCCCTGTCCCCCGTCTCCTCCTGCCAGGCCCGGATTCGCTCCGACAGATTCGAAACCCGTCCGGCCTGATCGCCCCGGTGATACAGATTCTCCAACTCATGGGGATCGCTGTTCAGATCGTACAACTCCCCCTGACCCTTCCCATACAGGTTGAGCTTCCAACCGTCCGCAGACACGATCGTCCGGTACTGGTGCACCATGCTCTGGTTCGGCTCCGCTTCGCCGAATCCGGCGGGCGCGTGGCCGTCGTCGCCGCTCCACTCGACGAACACGTCGTCGCCGTCCAGGTTCTCGTGCCCTTGCAATACCGGTACCCGGCTCCGCCCCTGCAACCGGTCCGGCCGCCCGAGGCCGAGCAACTCCATCAGCGTGGGCACCAGGTCGATGTGGCTGAACCGGCCGCCGACGTGGCGCGGCGGATGATCCACCATGGGCGCGCGCAGCACCATGGGCACCTTGATGGATTCTTCGTACATGAGCGTCTTGCCCAGGATGCCGTGATCGCCCATCAACTCGCCGTGGTCGGATGTGAAGACGACGATGGTGTCATCGGCCTTGCCACTCTCCTCCAGGGCCTTGAGGATCCTACCCACCGAACGGTCCACCAGGGTGATGTTGCCCCAGTAGCGGGCCAATAACGCCCGCCATCCCGGCTCGGTACGAAGATCCAGCCCGTAGTTCTCGGACTGCATGTAGTAGGCCGCCATCAGGCGGACGAGGAGCGGCGCGTCGTCGGGCGGCTGCCGCATGAACGCCGGTCCGGTGGGCAGGCTGTCCGGATCGTAGTAGTCGTTCAGGGGACCGGTGTGCGGGGGATGTGGCTCGAGGTAGCTGACGCAGAGGGCAAAGGGGTCGTCGCCCTGCTGGCGGATATAGTCCGACGCGCGCTCGCCCAGGTACCACGCCTTGGTGCATTCCTCGGGCAGGGAGGCCGCGTAATGTCGGGAAAAAACCTTTTGTCCCAATAGCTCGATATCCGGCTTGTATCCCTTATCCACCAGGAAGTGGTGATAGTCGCTGACTTCGGAAAGCCGGTCCGCTTCTGAGAAGTGGCGGCGGTACTGGTCCTCAGTGCCCACCCAGGTCTCGAAGCCGTGCTGCGGGAAGATCTCGTCTCCCAGGTGCCATTTCCCCATGAAGGCCGTGTCGTATCCCTCGGGCAGCATCTCTGCGATGGTCGGTATGTCGGCGCCCAGGGGCACGTTGCAGGAGGGCACGCCCGCCGTATGCGGCCAGAGCCCCGTGAGCATGGTGGCCCGGGCCGGGCTGCATACGGGCTGGCTCACGTAGGCG
Above is a genomic segment from Gemmatimonadota bacterium containing:
- a CDS encoding sulfatase-like hydrolase/transferase, with translation MNSPNLLYIFTDQQRADTLECYGNHQIETPALNALASESFVFENAYVSQPVCSPARATMLTGLWPHTAGVPSCNVPLGADIPTIAEMLPEGYDTAFMGKWHLGDEIFPQHGFETWVGTEDQYRRHFSEADRLSEVSDYHHFLVDKGYKPDIELLGQKVFSRHYAASLPEECTKAWYLGERASDYIRQQGDDPFALCVSYLEPHPPHTGPLNDYYDPDSLPTGPAFMRQPPDDAPLLVRLMAAYYMQSENYGLDLRTEPGWRALLARYWGNITLVDRSVGRILKALEESGKADDTIVVFTSDHGELMGDHGILGKTLMYEESIKVPMVLRAPMVDHPPRHVGGRFSHIDLVPTLMELLGLGRPDRLQGRSRVPVLQGHENLDGDDVFVEWSGDDGHAPAGFGEAEPNQSMVHQYRTIVSADGWKLNLYGKGQGELYDLNSDPHELENLYHRGDQAGRVSNLSERIRAWQEETGDRATEDGE